The following coding sequences lie in one Lolium perenne isolate Kyuss_39 chromosome 2, Kyuss_2.0, whole genome shotgun sequence genomic window:
- the LOC127331529 gene encoding uncharacterized protein: protein MDRRFHPWRWTMLKEQLTTPDRRCFLNTSTGECVKVHIPELHDHRLLALTPEGLLVLVHDCKYIRLLNPLTRHLTHLPPLTKLLPPEDHHKLSEDYICFDVEFRAWGSGIANDDSTVLLCFNKLCIIGMAKPGDDSWNLLTYPDGTTMAALMFQGRFCCVNRSGVMVLEMGAHQPPHLKLAAKLSMRVSPIADSVHLINKCGELMLVHRRCGRLTARNKSGRRYDAYRVDFDSGTLFPVKTLGGTAVFMGLYCSLSVPLGGFPSGSLSADTIYLRFDIRERMMLKAGAYHLADTSVQLPSSLVPRPHTLIDCLSFSKTVSE, encoded by the coding sequence ATGGACCGCCGGTTCCATCCCTGGAGGTGGACCATGCTCAAAGAGCAACTTACTACGCCGGACCGCCGCTGTTTCCTCAACACATCTACCGGTGAGTGCGTCAAGGTTCATATCCCGGAGCTCCACGACCACAGGTTGCTCGCCCTCACCCCCGAGGGCCTCCTTGTCCTGGTCCATGACTGTAAATACATCCGCCTGCTCAACCCACTCACCCGCCACCTTACTCACCTCCCGCCACTCACCAAGCTGCTGCCCCCCGAGGACCACCACAAGCTTTCCGAGGATTATATATGTTTCGATGTCGAATTCCGAGCGTGGGGCTCTGGCATTGCCAATGACGATTCAACTGTGCTGCTCTGCTTCAACAAGCTCTGCATCATTGGCATGGCCAAGCCAGGCGATGACTCCTGGAATTTGCTGACATACCCCGATGGGACAACAATGGCTGCTCTAATGTTTCAAGGCCGCTTCTGCTGTGTTAACCGCAGTGGTGTCATGGTGCTGGAGATGGGTGCACATCAGCCACCACACCTTAAGCTGGCTGCCAAGCTGAGTATGCGTGTCTCGCCAATCGCGGATAGTGTGCACCTCATCAACAAATGTGGGGAGCTGATGCTGGTGCATCGTCGGTGCGGGCGACTGACAGCGCGGAATAAATCTGGCCGGCGCTACGACGCTTATCGAGTGGATTTCGACAGTGGGACACTATTCCCGGTCAAGACCTTGGGCGGCACTGCGGTGTTCATGGGCTTGTATTGCTCTCTTTCGGTGCCTCTAGGCGGCTTTCCATCCGGCTCCCTCAGTGCTGACACCATCTACTTGAGATTTGACATTCGTGAGAGAATGATGTTAAAAGCTGGAGCGTATCATCTTGCAGATACAAGTGTCCAACTCCCAAGTAGCCTGGTGCCAAGGCCGCATACTCTCATTGACTGTCTGTCATTTTCCAAAACTGTCAGCGAGTGA